TTTAAATACAGTGACAAGTTTGAAATAAGCTTTCGAAAAGGTATAATTTTCAGTAATTAAGTATGTAAACAGAAGTCCCTAACATGAATAACCAAACAGACAATGAAACAACGTTTGGTGCAATTTTATCAAATCTTAAAACTACGTATGGGttcattaaatattgtatttattatgcATCGGTACGTATATAATGGGgtcaataaagaaatatttaatatttaaaaatcagtCCAGAGTCTTTGTCgttaaaaataatcacaaaaaaagttttttcaggCTCTTCTAAACTTAGGATTGCAACATTAGGTAATTTCAGTCctcaaattctttattttaattaattttcttctaCTAACCACTAATTGAACAAACCTAATGATACTTTTGATTGTAATAATGgatgtaattatttatcaacATAAAACACTAATGGTTTTAAGTGCAGAAAAAGTAAATGATAACTTATTGCCTTCATTAGTTCGTCAGTATGTGTGCAATTTTCACAATGACTCCGATGTCATTAGTGACTAGCTGAAAAGAAGTCTAAAAAACCTCTCTTTAGAACAAATGACAGATGCTTTagtgtacctaaataaaaacggAATGTCTACAAATTCTTAAGAATGTGTTTTCtttaattgaattgaaatgaTCTTCTTTTTGCTACGGAGTAAATTGTAGGTAATGAATTTTCTAACATGTGTCTTACGGTTTCTGACGTGGAATATTTAAATTCTAAGATCTGCAAAAATTTGGGTACAGACTTAAAACTTCATTACTTAGAAATAAACTAGTTTTTGTCTcgctaataaattaattaccaaTAAACATTATTCAGCATTGTTATGTGCTCAAAAGCGTTAACCTATTAAGATTTAGCACTTAAGCTATAAAAATCTCCGCGTACATAAAGTAGCTAATACCACAGGAAACATCTGgtctcaataaaaaaatctctgATTCATTTTTCGTCCATAATTTTCCGTGCAACGTGTGACTAAGTTATTCGGCATAGAACTGCATCGACTTTTGCTTTACATGTGCACTCGTGCATGGGATTGATAACTGCAGCTTTGATTTGGTCCTTTCACCTCAGCAGAGATCTAAAGCCTGGTCATATTGAACACCGTCTGTGTGACAAATCTTCCACTTGGTATAAACCGAATCTGTGAATCCATTTCAGTTAGGATCGTCATCAGAGTATAAAGGCTACTTTATCGCGGTTATTGTAGCATACCCAGTCATACTGCTCTACAAGATAATAGTTTTTTTGGAGAAAGTTTGACTTTagaaaatttagaaataaaGTTAACAGTATAAAACTGCGAGTTCATTTTTGATTAAATTTTATTCCACAAAGCTCTCGCCACAACTGTAATTTAGAAGTAGACGAGACGTCAAGAAACATGATTTTCCAATAACGTAACAACGAAACTATAGCTAGATATTTTCACTCCACTATTTTAGTAAGCATCGGAGTAAAAAATACGCTGGTCACATCCATTATGATGTCggacaacaataataattttagtgacATCGTAAAATCTCCATTTGGCCACAATGTTAGGTGGAGCATTCACGCGGAAAATGTTGTGGGACATGGTATAAGAGTGATGTGCCGTATAACATATTGCAAGTAAGGCGAGCTGGCCCAGTTTTGTCAACAATAAACCGGCAAAATTGAAGAGTATTCTTTCAGAAATTAGAGCTGCGTCATCATGTTTGTCagtttgaatttttttacgtTCTGCGTGTAAAAGGAGCAGTGTGAGATGTTTTTGGTCCATTTACAATAAAgacaattttattatgaaatctgCTGTCAATTTTTTCTTggcattaaaattaatactgcagagatagcgcaaaaatataaaattcggTGCGATtcgtttcaaacaaaaaataacaatcgtGGGAAAAGTAATATCGCAAGATAAATGTGCTTAAAGTACCTAAAATATAGCTGCAAAGGTCAATATCAAACACAAAGCTCAAACAATACAAGCCGGGTTACCTGATAAGTAATACCATGAATAACATACATAATCTCCTCGGAAACGTTAAACAATGttatcataaaacatttttatcaacCCGCTGAAATTTCCGAATACCCtcgctttcaataaaaaatgatttatatgtACGCTTTGTTGTTTTATCTGAACGGTCTCGCGTGGTGACGGAACTGAATGAAACGATtaatttcaatgttttgttATAGATATTCTGATATTGTTAAGGTTCATAACCGCCATTTCATGAAAGGCCTTTACAGTAAAAATGGTAAAATTTATAACGGATATTAAAGGattgaaaataattgttttatttggttAATATTCAGAGGCATTGTTGGAGCTATCAAGTGAACTGTGGAAATGGCCAGAAGCGGTTTATTAATTTGAAGTACCCACTTGACATTTAGTAGTAGTCTTTGTCATTTACAAAGGTAAAGCTAGTTTGAAATTATCTGGAACTAGCGTCTCCCAGCGGTTCCGAATAAAAAGTTGCTATTAGGCTCagcgataaatgggctatctaacacagtTTTCTTCAGTACGGGAAcgggaatattttaatatggatTTGTAGAAGAAAAATGTTTGAGATAAGCTGAATACATGTTGTGAAATGTACTTCAAAGTCTAACATTGATTGACTTCACAGATTTCGTAAGCTACACTGACAGAATGATTTCCGAGTGCAATTCAATACTGCAATAGTTTTCATGACCATTAAGATCTTCGAAACAGTAAACTAGTGCATTGGAAATGAAATAGATACAAAGTCTGCCTATTGGTCTCGGATTCCCGGttcgggctgaaatcgcttcaAGGAAACTTTTACAAACTAGCTCACATTCGGGCAGTTCACCCGTGGGATGTTAAGCCTCATCTCTTTCTTATCGGACTATGAAAGTGAAGCAATAGATAGTGCATCTCTGTTTGCGCGTCCTATTATATCTTGGTCacctgactgatctccttaaagAATACAGCCGCCTACACTATGGCCAACTATAGGTCTTGAAGCTATTATTACAAATCTGCATTCCCTTTAGCGATACAGGATAATAATTAAAGGATACCTGTAGGTATTACCTGCTACAGAGAATCACAAACACAATCAGAATTTCAGAGAGAACTAATGGAAGATTAGACGGTGTTACTAAAACATGGTTCACAAACAATATTCCGGTTTAAGGTTGGAACGTCAAAGGGGCTCTTTATACCACCATGTTCGTATTTTAGCTGAAAGATAGTGACACTTGCAAGCTGACTCGGCAAACGCCGGTCATTTGCATTGCTAAACTGTCGGCGTCTTGCTGCTATGCAGTTTAGGTAAAACCTTTGTGGTGTGTGAGAGAATTTTTGTGTATTATgaattcattgtttttttttttaataagtattagAGTTCTAAatggcaaagaaccaacctctcgagtatgagggtgcgggttcgattccaggtcaggcaagtaccaatgcaacttttctaagtttatatgtactttctaagtatatcgtagacaccaatgactgtgttttccGAAACCAGATGGCACCGATGATGATGGATGGAaccggatggcacgttaaactgtaggtcccggctgtcattgaacatccttggcagtcgttacggatagtcagaagccagtaagtctgacaccagtctaaccaagggatattgggatGCCCGGGTATCTgagttgagggggtcagatagggcagtcgctccttataaagcactggtactcagctacatccggttagactggaagccgaccccaacatagtttgggaaacaggctcggaggatggatattAGAGTTCTGAATAGGTATGGTCAGTATTTTGTCTCTCACTGTTATTAGTAAACCTATTTTTTCGGGTTTGAGTAAAGTGCTAGCCAAAAGTCTTCGATCgggtaaattaaatacatagtttGATGGTAAAATGTCAAGTGTTCACTCCGTGAGACAATAAATTGAGGCTTGGGTGCAGGATGCAATCCTACTATGAGATCACATGCACCAAATactaaatacttaaaaaatatacatatggtAAGCCTACCAATACTGCATGCTCGTGGCAAGAAAACCTGGGTAGGTAATTACGAGGTATTGAAAGTACTTAAAAAATTGGGCTCGTCCGGGATTTGAACCCGGGACCTCTCGCACCCTAAGCGAAAATCATACCCCTAGACCAACGAGCCGGCTGATAGctgtccaaaatatacgtagagtTCGCGACTAATGATTGCCTTTCACTATCACGCCTTatataattatcataaaaagcaCGTGTATGACTATCTGTTATTACCTCactacctatatatatataatattcaaGCAGGTTAGGCAGGAGGAAACTAGACACTTCatacagataaaaagtagcctatggtCTTTCTCAGGCACCCTTTCTGTGTACCTACCATTCACATTCGTTTtatagttttggcgtgaaagacGGACAGTcagacaaacagagttactttcgcattaataatattagtaaggattgtgtacattttaaacattgtttttttttttttttttaatatataaatacCACATAACCTTTAACCTATACGTTGATAACATTTCAATTCGTTATTCTGCAATTCGTTCTACTTTTATCTAGCACCAGGTGTCCATCTATTGAGTGTTTACAAAAAAGATCGTCACAGAACACGATATTGCTAGTTGAAATATGTTTGTTTTAGGCACGCTACAAACAGAACGACTATTGATACGCGAATTAGCGACTTGTTATGTTCAAAAAGTCTATTCGATAAATCTGTTTTCCTTAATGTCTGTAAAACTGGCAGTTGAAGTTCATCAGGGTTTTACATGAAACTACCTGCCTGCCTGCAACAGGATGAAAAGTACGtatcctatgtgttattctgatataaaataaatattacagtaaAGTTTTATCAAATTCGTTACAGTTAATCTTACGTAAAGAAGTCACAAACATTCAAATTAATGTGCACGTTTTTTATCCCATTATTATtacgtaggtatgtatataatgTTCATATCAAACTCAATTATACTATTTATGGTATCGACATATTCTAACGGCGGCGACACATCCTATCTAATAGAGGAtttgcagtttttattattccaTGATTACGTTAATTTTCTTGATAAAGTGAAGAGACGATATTGATTAAGTAATACTTTTATCTATATTGCTTAATTTAGTGAAAGGCGGAGTAAAGACTGCAATCTTTGGTCTGTACGTAGATTTTAAATCAACAACAAGCGGCTCGTTGGTCTAGGGGTATGATTTTCGCTTAGGGTGCGAGAGGTCCCGGGTTCAAATCCCGGACGAGCCCAAACTTTTTAGCACCGATCATTCTCAATAGCTGAACGAGATGTTAAGAGCGTCCTTTGTTTCTTCAAATCTTTGTCGACgaatataaagttttattcaGTCAGATTTAGTATACAAATCTTTATCAATTATGGTTACGCTATTTTGAATGTGTAACCTAAATCATTTCGTCTTCctgtactttttttatttaaaatcggcTAGTATATTTTCCATTACCAATCCGCTGTCACTCGTCAATAAAGCATTCTTTCTCtatttacttatgtaatttttcaaGCAATGTATCTTTTCAAATAAACATTGCATTGTATGTATAATCAACGAAATTATAACAAAGTCCGTTTCGCCTGTGTGTCACGAATATTTCCCTCTATCTCTTTTCTTCTGTCTAGACTCTTTTGTTAGTTGTTCGTATTTTTACTTCTGTGTGTTTTTTACTCCTCTATTTTCTCGTGAATAAatctattttctttctttctaataaAAAACGGTAGTGTAGCAATAAATCGTATAGTTCCGTTTAATCCTTTCAAAAAGCAATCTCGCATGCGCCTAGCCTTACGCCACCATATTTGCTTTTCAAAGATACAACGCTGCATCGAACTATATTTGTTTTGATGCTGCGACggaatattattttcagttatTACTATCCAttcaaattgtattttgtatCAATAGCGGGTTTAGTAGGTTTAGTTATCCGATATTATTGAGTTTAGAGCAGTTTAAATGCCGCTTTGGATATGGGAATTGactttgtatttaaattttctGTGGAATTGAGATAAGTTGATATCAATGTTGGTGAAAAATAGACAATATGCAGTAATGATTTGAATATTCATTAAttgtaattagttatttttgtagttttactcCTTTTCAGAAAGActaaaaaacataggtatttctATGTAAcccagaaatattttttctcattatTTATGAGCCAGCAATCAATGCGTGTAGGTGTACCCACGagcaaaatcttcagctttaaaatacTCATGAGTGTAGGTTCTCaaggaaacaaacaaaaaatattaccaatACATTGATGATGACTAATATCTGGTTCAGAACAATTAAAACcactaaaaacaacaagattGCCCAATAATTCCACAAACTTTCCTACAATAGAATAATGCAATCCTTATTTAGGTATCTAATCCGTCTAATAGATTTGTCCGATAGTGGTTTCACAATAGCCCTCCCCAATACTAAGCCCAAGCTTTGGTACCCAATCGCCTAACTTTGGCTAAACCAATGAAATCCGAAATTACGAGTCAACAGTTTACAGGTTTATTAGTTTTCAGTACACGCTGAAACCGCACATGTGAAATAGCTTTTAGGTGTAGAATTTGCTTTTAGAGATCATGAAAGACTGGCTATTTACCACTACTAACcccatctggataaaaagtagcctatgtatttGTTAGGCTTTATATTACCTATGGGTATACCAATTTCAGTATTAATTGGTTCAGGCGTTTTTACCTTTTGTGGGCACAAATACACGAACATATTTTAGGTACATAGACCAGCGGTAAGGGGCTGCACTAGAGGTATTTTCGCCATTTCTTATGAatcactttatttttaagtagaaGTCGCAGGAAAATCCGTGCTGTACATTATGATTTTCACCTGTACAGACTCATTGCACGTACGCGTGACTCTTTTATTTCAAAGGATCTAAGGTAAGTTTCATATAAGGTTTAGACATTTTGATGTTACATCTCAATATATCGACATAGGTACAAGGAGAGCAATCTTGAGATGTTTGCTCTCGTCAAACTATTTCATATTTGTTTGATGCACTTACACGTTATACGGCTATGTTCAGATCTTGAAAatgataagtttttattttttatttaagcttGTTGAATGaataactttttaaaactagttcttaaaattaaaagtagATACTGTGCCTGTTATGATTTTGTTTCCATATGTATGAATgatataattaatatcaatagcaatttatttacacaaacagtTTACTCTATGACAGTCCCAACGAGTAGTCGATAAATTTTTTGCTCTttgctaaaatataaaatattaacaatttgGACGCTAAtcgcaaataaaattgtttcaagTGATTGAATACTCAACTTAAAGTGTAATTCTataaaaacagtgttaaaaagtGTGTTagtgaacattttttttggtgTGAACCGTTTAAAACATCGAACTTTGCGAAGTCATTCGGTGGGTGTGTGACTGGACATTATACGCATAGTGCAAGCTACTGTCGCGGTTACGCGCCGCGCATAAGTGTCATATCTGCGCGCGGTTACGTTCGGTGACGTACGCGTGCGCACACACCAAAGACTAAGTAACGAAGACGGCACAATAGTTTCTACCTAATTCGCACTGCATCTAAGAGgtcgattattttttttttattatatacacAATACCCAAGACTCGTACCCTGCGGTCGCGTATTACCTACTCAAGTCCGTTCTGTCGGGAGTTCTCGAACCACTGTTTCTCAAAGTTCTTGGTGATGGATAAAATTTGCGATACCTGTAGTGAACGGATGTCGGATGGAGTATACTGCACTGTATGCTGTATGACAATGCACTTTCAATGTGCGGGAATTACTGAAGCTGGTTATCGGAAATTGGGGGACAGAAAGCTTACCTGGCGTTGCAACAAATGTAGGCTATCCGGCACGTCCCATCAACCAGTATCGCCTGCACCAAAATCACCAATCGCAGAATCAGCAGTATTACTGGAAATACGAGCGCTGTCTGAAAAGCTGACTCCGTTGGAGAGTCTAAAGGACGAAGTCTCAACAATGAGGAAGGAATTCGCTGATTTAAAATCATCACTTAGTAAGCAATTTGATgagattataaataaactagaaGATAAGTTAAGGGTAATGGAGCAACGTGTTGTTAAGGTGGAGTGTATAAAAGAAGACGTGGAGAAGCTTCAAGAACGTTTGATGAAACTGGAGGACGAATCCGAGGACAGAGACCAGTGGTCACGAATgaataatatagaaataaaaggAATAACGCAGCAAAACAATGAAAATCTGTTGGAGATAGTCGTAAAAATTGGCTCAAAAATTAACTACCCAATCTCAAAAACCCAAATAAATTTTGTATCAAGAGTACCAACACGCGAGAAGGACCGTACTAAACCAATAATAGTTTGTTTCTGTAACCGATACGTAAAGGAGGACTTCATTGCCGCCGCTAGACTGGAGGCCAAAACGTCTCCTTTGACAAACAGTGTCTTTGGATTATCCGGTAATCAAAAGGTATACATTAACGACCATCttaccattaaaaataaattgttactgTCCCAAACCAAGAAGTCGGCTGCTGCAGCAAATTTTCAATACGTGTGGATAAAACACGCGAAAATACATGCACGAAAAACGGAGACAAGTccagttattattataaaatcagAAAAGGATTTAACAAAAATAGtgtaatttacttaaataatactCCTCAGTTTGAGAGCCGTAGATCACTGAGTCCAGCTTGCGTTTTCCTGATACTCATGTGTCCATGCTCATTGTGTTCAAATaagctttataaaaatattttagtcgtTAGTATTGTGTTACAACTTGTTAATGACCTTAAGTCCATAAAATTTGAGCTTTATTTTCAATACATCATTATGTGGCTTATTACTAATCACTTAACATTGCTAGCGCTTGGATACCGGTTGCCTTCTGTCTCCATTGGTGACCAAATATTTACACACTTATATTGCGCTATACACTGTGTCTGGTTGTGCCTGACTACTTGTGCTCCTAccgacttatttatttataattgtatattaaagaatataatttCGATTATTTCTAGTATTATGTTGAATAATATGGTTATTGTGAGACTCCGATATGTCCGTTAATATTTACTATCAAAATGTCCGTGGTCTGCGTACAAAAACGAACAGTCTTCTTCGTAATGTTAGTATTAATAACTATGACATTATTGTTCTCACAGAAACATGGCTTTCGGATGATATTTGTGATAGTGAAATGTTTGATAATAGGTATTTAGTGTGGCGTCGAGACCGTGACTATTCCCGTGCTGTACAAAGTAGGGGTGGTGGTGTTTTAATTGCCGTAAGAAGTGACCTTACAGCTGTTGAGAGACCCGACTGGCGTAGTTCTGCTGAGGACCTTTGGATTTCATTGATTCTTAAAAGGTCAAGACCCTCGGTGACTTATTACCTTCATATTTGCACTGTTTACCTTTGTAACGAAAACCGTGGTAACACATATAATATACAgttaaataatttcacaaatacccttagggctgatttttcaagaGCCAGATAAAACGTCAAGTAGCTAACTGATCAATAACTTTATCTGATTCTTTAACGAACCAATAAAGAGTTTCAATTTTTCAAAGCATAGTTACCAGTCAGTTTACTACCTGACCTTTTTTTGTGACTAGCTTCACACTACATCTGTGTGAGCGAGACGCGCTTATGAACATTTACAGATCtaagaaagagacaaacaaTTTTCAACTTAATGACAGCGGTTGTCACATTTTAGAGGGAATCATAACATAACCTTAAACTTTGACGACTCGTCttcgtgttaatatttattttccgttCGAATTTATTGTTT
The window above is part of the Helicoverpa zea isolate HzStark_Cry1AcR chromosome 14, ilHelZeax1.1, whole genome shotgun sequence genome. Proteins encoded here:
- the LOC124636398 gene encoding uncharacterized protein LOC124636398 → MDKICDTCSERMSDGVYCTVCCMTMHFQCAGITEAGYRKLGDRKLTWRCNKCRLSGTSHQPVSPAPKSPIAESAVLLEIRALSEKLTPLESLKDEVSTMRKEFADLKSSLSKQFDEIINKLEDKLRVMEQRVVKVECIKEDVEKLQERLMKLEDESEDRDQWSRMNNIEIKGITQQNNENLLEIVVKIGSKINYPISKTQINFVSRVPTREKDRTKPIIVCFCNRYVKEDFIAAARLEAKTSPLTNSVFGLSGNQKVYINDHLTIKNKLLLSQTKKSAAAANFQYVWIKHAKIHARKTETSPVIIIKSEKDLTKIV